A window of the Butyricimonas virosa genome harbors these coding sequences:
- the cysS gene encoding cysteine--tRNA ligase yields the protein MENKLTIYNTLSRKKELFEPINPPFVGLYVCGPTVYGDAHLGHARPAITFDLLFRYLKFMGYRVRYVRNITDVGHLVNDADEGEDKIAKKAKLEQLEPMEVVQFYSNRYHKNMEQLNTLPPSIEPHASGHIIEQQELIKQIIENGFAYESEGNIYFDVERYNQKYHYGKLSGRKIDELFANTRELSGQQEKRNPFDFALWKKASPEHIMRWPSPWGVGFPGWHLECSCMSQKYLGETFDIHGGGLDLQFPHHECEIAQNVAAQGHEAVKYWMHNNMVTINGQKMGKSLGNFITLDQLFTGDNNVLEQAYSPMTVRFFILQAHYRSPLDFSNEALKAAEKGYERMMAAVSQLNRLKASNENTVDIATLQANCFEAMNDDLNTPILIAHLFEGVRIINSIAAGSEKINAENLEMLKNLFHSFVFDILGLKGEEDSSASNQALGKVIDAMMNVRKTARANKDWATSDHIRDELKNAGIQIKDTKDGYEWSLE from the coding sequence ATGGAAAACAAGTTAACGATATACAACACGTTAAGTCGAAAAAAAGAGTTATTTGAACCCATTAACCCGCCTTTCGTAGGATTATATGTTTGTGGACCAACCGTGTACGGGGATGCTCACCTCGGTCACGCCCGTCCGGCAATCACCTTTGACTTGTTATTCCGTTATCTTAAATTCATGGGATACCGGGTAAGATACGTCCGCAATATCACAGACGTGGGTCACCTCGTGAATGATGCGGATGAAGGAGAAGACAAGATCGCCAAGAAAGCCAAACTGGAACAACTGGAACCGATGGAAGTAGTGCAATTCTACTCGAACCGTTACCACAAAAACATGGAGCAACTGAACACGCTGCCCCCCAGCATCGAGCCACATGCGTCCGGTCATATCATCGAGCAACAAGAATTAATCAAACAGATCATCGAAAACGGTTTTGCCTACGAAAGCGAGGGAAATATCTATTTCGACGTGGAACGCTATAACCAGAAATATCACTACGGTAAACTATCCGGTCGTAAAATCGACGAATTGTTTGCCAACACGAGAGAACTGAGCGGACAACAGGAAAAACGTAACCCATTTGACTTCGCCTTGTGGAAAAAGGCTTCTCCGGAACACATCATGCGTTGGCCCTCACCTTGGGGTGTAGGCTTCCCGGGCTGGCACCTTGAATGTTCCTGTATGAGCCAGAAATACTTAGGAGAAACATTTGACATTCACGGGGGCGGTTTAGACTTGCAATTTCCACACCACGAATGTGAGATCGCCCAAAACGTGGCCGCACAAGGACACGAGGCGGTAAAATACTGGATGCACAACAACATGGTGACCATCAACGGGCAGAAGATGGGTAAATCCCTGGGGAACTTCATCACGCTGGATCAGCTCTTCACGGGCGACAACAACGTGCTGGAACAGGCTTACTCCCCCATGACCGTGCGTTTCTTTATCCTACAGGCACACTACCGTAGCCCGCTTGACTTCTCGAATGAGGCATTAAAAGCGGCGGAGAAAGGCTACGAGCGAATGATGGCAGCCGTTTCACAGCTTAACAGGCTGAAAGCGTCCAACGAAAACACGGTAGACATCGCCACTTTACAAGCGAACTGTTTCGAGGCCATGAACGACGACTTGAACACACCGATATTAATCGCCCACTTGTTCGAAGGTGTTCGCATCATCAACTCCATCGCAGCAGGCTCGGAAAAGATCAACGCAGAGAATTTGGAAATGTTGAAAAACCTGTTCCACAGTTTCGTGTTCGACATCCTCGGTCTCAAAGGAGAAGAGGACTCCAGTGCCAGCAACCAAGCCCTAGGCAAAGTTATTGATGCCATGATGAACGTGCGGAAGACCGCCCGGGCAAATAAAGACTGGGCTACCTCCGACCATATCCGAGACGAGCTGAAAAACGCAGGTATTCAAATAAAAGACACGAAGGACGGTTACGAATGGAGCCTTGAATAA
- a CDS encoding glutaminyl-peptide cyclotransferase: MPYLYYILLSLLLLSACQGEKKSKGNQNQITVDNAQSRNTTGPKYVKSVQFVYPMKFDTCRFNEELKIVYANNKHYKIDSAHLFFNQQQIATLDSATREFVFKIPKEKCGTNTLKVIAFHPNNKCGVATQSFIVKPDKAPKSLQYQLVKTYSHATDASTQGLVYIDGIMYEGTGIKGQSTLRKIDLENNKTLSMLGLDSQYFGEGITVYKDKIYQLTWTSQKAFVYDLASFTLLTTFDYSMEQGWGLTTMGDKLIMSDGSHNLYHLDPNLFSVVKTVEVFDNKGPVTNLNELEYINGYIWANEWLTDRIVIIDPQSGEVIEELLLPNLLTASERAKLDQNDDVLNGIAYNEKKGTIYVTGKHWPKLFEIKTF, from the coding sequence ATGCCTTATCTCTACTACATACTACTTTCACTCCTGTTGCTCTCCGCCTGTCAAGGAGAAAAAAAGAGTAAAGGGAACCAGAACCAGATTACGGTAGACAACGCCCAAAGCCGCAATACGACGGGACCTAAATACGTGAAAAGCGTGCAATTCGTGTATCCCATGAAATTCGACACCTGTCGGTTCAACGAGGAACTTAAAATTGTATACGCGAACAACAAGCACTATAAAATAGACTCCGCCCACCTGTTCTTCAACCAGCAACAGATTGCTACACTCGACAGCGCAACCCGAGAATTCGTGTTCAAAATCCCGAAAGAAAAATGTGGTACCAACACGCTCAAAGTGATCGCGTTCCACCCCAACAACAAATGCGGGGTAGCAACCCAATCCTTTATCGTCAAACCGGATAAGGCTCCGAAATCACTTCAATACCAACTGGTGAAAACCTATTCCCACGCCACGGATGCTTCCACGCAGGGATTGGTATATATAGATGGTATTATGTACGAGGGAACCGGAATCAAAGGCCAATCCACCTTGCGCAAGATCGACTTGGAAAACAACAAGACACTGTCCATGTTGGGATTGGACAGCCAATATTTCGGGGAGGGCATCACGGTTTACAAGGACAAAATATACCAGCTTACCTGGACTTCCCAGAAAGCGTTCGTGTACGACTTGGCCTCTTTCACGCTGTTAACGACATTCGACTACTCCATGGAACAAGGCTGGGGGCTGACCACGATGGGAGACAAACTCATCATGAGTGACGGTTCGCACAATTTGTACCATCTGGATCCGAACCTCTTCAGCGTCGTAAAAACCGTGGAAGTCTTCGACAACAAAGGTCCGGTGACCAACTTAAACGAACTGGAATATATAAACGGTTATATCTGGGCAAACGAATGGCTTACAGACCGGATTGTCATCATCGACCCGCAATCAGGCGAGGTGATAGAGGAACTGCTACTACCAAACCTGCTCACCGCCTCCGAAAGAGCCAAACTGGACCAAAACGATGATGTTCTAAACGGTATCGCATACAATGAAAAGAAGGGCACGATCTACGTTACCGGAAAACACTGGCCAAAACTATTTGAGATAAAAACGTTCTAA
- the ung gene encoding uracil-DNA glycosylase gives MVDVKIEPSWKELLKDEFEKPYFSELIQFVKNEYKTTKIYPPGKLIFNAFDHCPAEQTKVVILGQDPYHGPGQAHGLCFSVPEGIEQPPSLQNIFKEINNDLGKPIPTSGNLERWAEQGVLLLNATLTVRAHQAGSHQNKGWETFTDAVIKIISEKKENLVFFLWGSYAQRKGAFIDTQRHLVLKSVHPSPLSANRGGWFGNHQFSQANAYLKSHGLKEIEW, from the coding sequence ATGGTTGACGTAAAAATAGAGCCCTCTTGGAAAGAACTCTTAAAAGATGAATTTGAGAAACCCTATTTCTCTGAGTTGATCCAATTCGTGAAAAACGAGTACAAGACCACCAAGATATACCCCCCGGGAAAGCTCATTTTCAATGCCTTTGACCATTGTCCCGCGGAACAAACCAAGGTCGTCATTCTCGGACAAGACCCGTACCACGGTCCCGGTCAGGCGCATGGACTTTGTTTTTCTGTCCCGGAAGGTATCGAGCAACCACCTTCATTACAGAACATTTTCAAAGAAATAAATAATGACTTGGGTAAACCCATCCCCACGTCAGGCAACCTTGAACGCTGGGCGGAACAAGGAGTGCTATTACTCAACGCTACATTGACCGTGAGAGCCCATCAGGCTGGTTCACATCAGAACAAAGGTTGGGAAACCTTCACCGATGCCGTCATCAAAATCATTTCCGAGAAAAAAGAAAACCTCGTTTTCTTCCTTTGGGGTTCCTACGCCCAACGCAAAGGTGCCTTCATCGACACCCAACGGCATTTGGTGCTGAAATCCGTACACCCCTCCCCCTTGTCTGCCAACCGGGGCGGCTGGTTCGGCAATCACCAATTCAGTCAGGCGAATGCTTATTTGAAATCGCACGGCTTAAAAGAAATAGAGTGGTAA
- a CDS encoding class II fructose-bisphosphate aldolase, producing the protein MVNYKDLGLVNSREMFKKAMEGKYAIPAFNFNNMEQMQAIVAACVETKSPVILQVSSGARKYANQTILRYMAQGAVEYAKELGCNIPICLHLDHGDTYELCVSCIEMGFSSVMIDGSALPYDENVALTKKVVDYAHKYDVTVEGELGVLAGIEDDVVAAASVYTSPDLVEDFVKKTGVDSLAISIGTSHGANKFKPEQCTRNADGILVPPPLRFDILEEIERRIPGFPIVLHGSSSVPQDKVAIINKYGGALKDAVGIPEEQLRKAATSAVCKINIDSDGRLAMTAAVREVFANKPAEFDPRKYLGPAREALKELYKHKTVHVLGSANRVE; encoded by the coding sequence ATGGTTAATTACAAAGACTTAGGACTGGTTAATTCCAGAGAAATGTTCAAGAAAGCAATGGAAGGTAAATACGCTATTCCGGCTTTCAATTTCAATAACATGGAGCAAATGCAAGCTATTGTTGCAGCTTGCGTGGAAACAAAATCTCCAGTTATCTTACAAGTATCCAGTGGTGCCCGTAAATATGCAAATCAAACCATATTACGTTACATGGCACAAGGTGCGGTTGAATATGCCAAAGAACTTGGATGCAATATTCCAATTTGTCTTCACCTCGACCATGGCGACACGTACGAATTGTGCGTATCTTGTATCGAAATGGGATTCTCTTCTGTTATGATTGATGGATCGGCCCTTCCTTATGACGAGAACGTGGCATTAACCAAAAAAGTGGTTGACTATGCTCATAAATATGATGTTACCGTAGAAGGTGAACTTGGAGTACTGGCCGGAATTGAAGATGATGTCGTTGCCGCAGCCAGCGTTTACACCAGCCCGGACTTGGTGGAAGACTTCGTAAAGAAAACTGGAGTAGATTCATTGGCTATCTCCATCGGAACTTCCCACGGGGCAAACAAATTCAAACCGGAGCAATGTACCCGTAATGCAGACGGAATCCTCGTTCCTCCCCCATTACGTTTCGACATCCTGGAAGAAATCGAAAGACGTATCCCCGGATTCCCGATCGTTCTCCACGGATCATCTTCCGTACCACAAGACAAAGTGGCTATTATCAATAAATATGGCGGTGCATTAAAAGATGCCGTGGGTATCCCGGAAGAACAATTACGCAAAGCCGCAACTTCTGCCGTATGTAAAATCAACATTGACTCCGATGGCCGTTTGGCAATGACCGCTGCCGTTCGTGAAGTCTTTGCCAATAAACCGGCAGAATTCGACCCGCGTAAATACTTGGGACCCGCCAGAGAAGCATTAAAAGAACTATACAAGCACAAAACCGTGCACGTTTTAGGAAGCGCCAACAGGGTAGAATAA